The following proteins are encoded in a genomic region of Asterias amurensis chromosome 5, ASM3211899v1:
- the LOC139937272 gene encoding uncharacterized protein — MKDGGKVTANMLNDKEKLTDILKSDSGYKFLKPIRGTPPYWQSIQKNVLAMIRQLGIPTWFCSFSAADMRWPELLNTLLRQQGDTRSIDELDWNDKCLLLRNNPVTVARMFDRRFHTFLKDVIMSRAAPIRKVKDYFYRVEFQQRGSPHTHCLFWIEDAPKLNTDSDDKVAEFVDKYVSCALPSKQSDEELNEIVSSVQQHSKRHSKSCKKKGTNCRFNFPRPPSMRTFVANPVAIENDDCEDMSDNVLTEDVAQELLQSVWKAVNNDDNEHITTDELFANIGITQDDFEKANDLLTQKVNFVLKREPQDVWVNQYNPDLLRCWNANMDIQFISDVYACVTYVVSYMSKAEHEMGVLLKHAQSEAESGNQDAKQSMKQIGSVYLQNREVSAQEAVYRVCTLRLQECSRKVEFVPVGENPVRMSLPLSVIQNKSSTCNDDDDEDNVWMASKVDRYKARPDTSLFDSMCLATFCSEYRVLYQGNMCKVSSDKRKSQVFALKNDLGHIQKRSRTDPAVIRYPRFSVTKTPEKYYHSILQLFLPHRVDVHLKPTQFQTYEEFFNIGSVNVLGSLQTVKSTVESNRSRFEIDIGLLEDAEELLEKFGPQEDAWALISPETELQRVECNDERKNVAEDSDEECNVPDLQSDRKEEKTCDVEAHSSRVPKSDALNMMRSLNDKQKTVFYKMRQWCLDKANGKKPDAFQVFLTGGAGTGKSLLVKCIDYEATRIFGSIMRTPDDVSVMLTAPTGVAAFNINGSTVHSALSISTDVSLPYQPLGEEKISTLRHKLGQLQILIIDEISMVGQKLLCYIHGRLRQIKQCRSQIPFGGVSVLAVGDFYQLPPVKAKSLYQNNVTADLWNDNFMIVELTEVMRQKEDAEFAETLNRLRVRKKHEAILDDDIKMLKGRETGEEWNDAVHIYPCNVQVNKQNVKILHSKCPDCVHIEAKDYQTDSRNTKVRRAEPIKKYNGSLPQSLLVGVGARIVLTKNLDVADGLVNGVCGCVTEIIMSHDKYDEPKCIRVKFDNNKVGLKLKRQTPSPSNDDDSVPIEIQEESIGKKCVRHQFPLKLAWACTAHKVQGMTTDKAVVCLDRTFAAGQAYVSLSRVTSLNGLVIEGFDEKYIHCNEAVGDALKRMPLYIDDEAMEGTKSAASVSIMMHNIQGLHAHYKDLKSNSEMMKADFICLTETWTEEQLQYDMQLNDFRSYHQPRCLSYDNSSTLTEMLQHQSHGGVAVYGRTKRSMSRLMLPVHNIEYIAFQIISSVSLVVVVIYRPASYVLQDFLSNMKILVDELQKVSSRCIIMGDFNEDILNVKATCSSSIVNTMSNHGYKQCVVDATTMKGTLIDHVYVRGCESVQTQVIPTYYSYHEAVKVDFRFNNDAHNG; from the coding sequence atgaaagatggTGGAAAGGTCACTGCTAATATGCTAAATGACAAGGAGAAGTTGACAGATATATTAAAATCAGACAGTGGGTACAAGTTTTTGAAGCCTATTAGAGGAACTCCTCCATATTGGCAATCAATTCAGAAAAATGTTTTGGCAATGATCAGACAGCTTGGTATACCTACATGGTTTTGTTCATTTTCTGCAGCAGATATGAGATGGCCTGAATTACTCAATACACTTCTCAGACAACAAGGTGACACAAGGAGTATTGATGAATTGGACTGGAATGACAAATGTCTGTTACTAAGAAATAATCCTGTAACTGTGGCTAGAATGTTTGACAGGCGATTTCATACATTTTTGAAAGATGTGATAATGTCAAGAGCAGCACCGATCAGGAAAGTGAAAGATTATTTTTATAGAGTAGAGTTCCAGCAAAGAGGGTCACCACATACCCATTGTCTATTTTGGATTGAAGATGCACCCAAGTTGAATACAGATAGTGATGATAAAGTGGCAGAGTTTGTTGATAAGTATGTAAGTTGTGCATTGCCATCAAAGCAATCAGATGAAGAGTTGAATGAAATAGTCTCCAGTGTACAACAACATTCTAAGCGTCATTCAAAGTCGTGCAAGAAAAAAGGTACGAACTGTCGATTTAATTTTCCAAGGCCACCTTCCATGAGGACATTTGTTGCTAATCCAGTGGCAATAGAAAATGATGATTGTGAAGATATGTCAGATAATGTGCTAACTGAAGATGTTGCTCAGGAACTGTTGCAGTCAGTGTGGAAGGCAGtcaataatgatgataatgaacACATCACAACAGATGAACTGTTCGCAAACATTGGTATCACACAGGATGATTTTGAAAAAGCAAACGATTTGTTAACCCAGAAAGTTAATTTTGTGTTGAAGCGAGAACCTCAAGATGTATGGGTCAATCAGTATAACCCTGACTTATTAAGATGCTGGAATGCAAACATGGACATTCAATTTATCAGTGATGTATATGCATGTGTAACGTACGTTGTTTCTTACATGTCTAAAGCTGAACATGAGATGGGAGTGTTGTTGAAACATGCACAAAGTGAAGCAGAAAGTGGTAATCAAGATGCTAAACAGAGTATGAAACAGATTGGGAGTGTTTATCTGCAGAACCGTGAAGTGTCAGCTCAAGAAGCAGTTTATCGTGTCTGTACACTAAGACTTCAAGAATGTTCAAGAAAAGTGGAGTTTGTACCTGTGGGAGAAAATCCTGTTCGAATGAGTTTACCCTTGAGTGTAATTCAGAATAAGTCAAGTACATGtaatgatgatgacgatgaagaCAATGTGTGGATGGCTAGTAAAGTAGATCGTTACAAAGCTAGACCAGACACAAGTTTATTTGATTCAATGTGTTTAGCAACATTCTGTTCAGAATATAGAGTACTGTATCAAGGAAACATGTGTAAAGTATCTAGTGATAAGAGAAAGTCACAAGTGTTTGCTTTGAAGAATGATTTGGGACACATCCAGAAGCGTTCTAGAACTGATCCAGCTGTCATTAGATACCCAAGATTTTCAGTGACAAAGACTCCCGAGAAGTACTATCACAGCATACTGCAGTTATTTTTACCTCACCGGGTTGATGTTCATTTGAAACCAACACAATTTCAAACATATGAGGAATTTTTCAACATTGGTTCTGTCAATGTACTTGGAAGTTTACAAACGGTGAAGTCAACCGTGGAAAGTAATCGGTCCAGATTTGAAATTGATATTGGGTTATTGGAGGACGCAGAAGAACTTCTTGAGAAATTTGGTCCACAAGAAGATGCATGGGCATTAATTAGTCCAGAGACTGAATTACAAAGAGTTGAATGTAATGACGAACGGAAAAATGTAGCCGAGGACAGTGATGAGGAATGTAACGTTCCAGATTTACAATCGGATAGAAAGGAAGAAAAGACATGTGACGTTGAAGCACACTCATCAAGAGTACCTAAGTCTGATGCATTGAATATGATGAGATCCTTAAATGATAAACAGAAAACTGTGTTCTATAAAATGAGACAGTGGTGTTTGGACAAGGCTAATGGTAAAAAACCTGATGCATTTCAAGTGTTTCTTACTGGTGGTGCAGGAACAGGCAAGAGTCTTCTTGTAAAGTGTATTGATTATGAAGCAACACGAATATTTGGATCAATAATGAGAACCCCCGATGATGTGTCAGTAATGTTAACTGCTCCAACAGGTGTGGCTGCATTTAATATCAATGGTTCTACAGTCCACAGTGCACTATCAATATCAACAGATGTATCGTTGCCATATCAACCACTTGGTGAGGAAAAGATCAGTACACTTCGTCATAAACTTGGTCAGCTGCAAATTCTGATTATAGATGAGATTTCAATGGTTGGTCAGAAATTACTGTGTTACATCCATGGAAGGTTGAGACAGATAAAGCAATGTCGGAGTCAAATcccttttggaggtgttagtgTATTAGCTGTAGGAGATTTTTATCAGTTGCCCCCTGTCAAGGCAAAATCTTTGTATCAGAATAATGTTACAGCTGATCTGTGGAATGATAACTTCATGATTGTTGAGCTCACTGAAGTAATGAGACAAAAGGAAGATGCAGAGTTTGCAGAAACACTGAACAGACTTCGTGTAAGAAAGAAACATGAGGCAATACTGGATGATGACATAAAGATGTTGAAAGGGCGTGAAACTGGAGAAGAGTGGAATGATGCAGTTCATATATACCCATGCAACGTACAAGTAAATAAGCAAAATGTAAAGATTTTACATTCCAAGTGCCCTGATTGTGTACATATTGAAGCGAAGGATTACCAGACAGACTCTAGAAATACTAAAGTAAGACGAGCAGAACCCATCAAGAAATATAATGGAAGCCTACCTCAGTCCCTGTTAGTCGGTGTGGGCGCTAGAATTGTGCTAACTAAAAACTTAGATGTGGCAGACGGCCTGGTAAACGGTGTTTGTGGATGTGTTACTGAAATAATAATGTCTCATGACAAGTATGATGAACCTAAGTGTATCAGAGTTAAGTTTGATAATAACAAGGTTGGCTTGAAACTGAAGAGACAAACTCCATCACCTTCAAATGATGATGACAGTGTACCAATAGAGATACAAGAAGAAAGTATTGGTAAAAAATGTGTGCGACATCAGTTTCCGTTGAAGTTGGCTTGGGCATGTACAGCACATAAAGTACAAGGAATGACTACAGATAAAGCAGTTGTCTGTCTAGATCGTACGTTTGCAGCTGGACAAGCATATGTGAGCCTAAGCCGTGTAACATCACTTAATGGTCTTGTTATTGAAGGGTTTGATGAGAAGTACATACATTGTAATGAAGCAGTAGGTGATGCTCTGAAAAGGATGCCATTGTATATTGATGATGAAGCTATGGAAGGTACAAAGTCAGCAGCCAGTGTAAGCATTATGATGCATAACATCCAGGGATTGCATGCACATTATAAAGATTTGAAATCCAACTCTGAAATGATGAAGGCAGATTTCATTTGTTTGACTGAAACATGGACTGAAGAACAGCTACAATATGACATGCAATTGAATGACTTCAGAAGCTACCATCAACCAAGATGTCTTTCATATGATAATTCAAGTACGTTGACTGAAATGTTACAGCATCAGTCTCATGGAGGTGTAGCAGTGTATGGTAGAACCAAGAGGTCAATGAGTAGACTTATGTTGCCAGTCCATAATATAGAATACATTGCTTTCCAGATCATTTCCAGTGTGTCATTAGTGGTTGTTGTGATCTATCGACCAGCATCATATGTGCTTCAGGATTTTCTATCTAATATGAAGATTCTTGTGGATGAACTGCAGAAAGTATCAAGTAGATGTataataatgggagactttaatGAAGACATTCTGAATGTAAAGGCTACTTGTTCTTCAAGTATAGTGAATACAATGAGTAATCATGGTTACAAGCAGTGTGTTGTAGATGCTACAACTATGAAAGGAACATTGATTGATCATGTGTATGTGAGAGGTTGTGAATCTGTTCAAACTCAAGTAATTCCCACTTACTATAGCTACCATGAGGCTGTAAAGGTTGATTTTAGATTTAATAATGATGCCCATAATGGTTGA